Sequence from the Planctomycetota bacterium genome:
CGCCACCGTCTCGCAAGGCGGAGACGTGACGTTCCTGTCGACCTCGGGCGAACTGGTCGGGCGTGCCCGCGTGTTCGGCCCGCTCGACAACAACCCCGTGACCGACGGCGAGCGCCTCTACATCGCCTCGCGCGACCAGTCCGTCTGGTGCTTCGACACCGCCGGAAATCTCGTCTGGCGTCATCGCACGCCGCACCCGCTCTCCGCCCAGCCCGCGCTGCACGACGGCGTGCTGTACGTCGACCTTGGGCCCGGCGGGCTCACGGCGTTCGACGCCGTTTCCGGCGAGGTCAAGTGGGCCGCCAAGGACGTGCACGGCACGCCGATCGCGCTGCGCGACCGCCGGCTGGTGGTCCGCGATGCGGCGGGTCTGACCGTGGTCGACCCCGCGCGTGGCGACGCGATCGCGCGGATCGAACTGCCCGGCGTGGCCCGCGTGATGGCCGACGGGTTTATCGACCCCAACATCTACGCCATCTCCGACGCCGGCGTCCTCGCCAAGTTCATGCCCCGCTGACGGGCACGGAGCCCGTCATGCGACTCCCCATCCGGCGTGCGCTCCTGTCGGTCTCTGACAAGGCCGGGCTTGTGCCCTTCGCGGCGGCGCTCGCGCGCCGGCAGATCGAGATCATCTCCACCGGCGGCACCGCCGCCGCCCTCCGCGCCGCGGGCATCCAGGTCACGACCATCGACGCGCTGACCGGGTTCCCGGAGATCCTGGACGGCCGGGTGAAGACGCTGCACCCGGCGGTGCACGCCGGGCTGCTGGCGGTGCGCGACAGCGCCGCCCACGCCGCCCAGCTCGAGCAGCACGCCATCGGCACGATCGACCTCGTGTGCGTGAACCTGTACCCGTTCGAGCAGACGGTCGCCCGCCCCGACGTCACGCGCGCCGAAGCCATCGAGCAGATCGACATCGGGGGCCCCTCGATGATCCGCTCGGCCGCGAAGAACCACGCGTTCGTCACCGTCGTCACGGCCCCGGCGCAGTACGACCGGGTGCTGCACGAGCTCGACTTGCACAACGGCGAGACGACCCCCGCCCTGCGCGCCGAACTGGCGCGCGAGGCGTTCGCCCTCACAAGCCGCTACGACGCCGCGATCGCGGCGTACCTCACCGACGCCGGCGATGCGCGCTTCCCCCCGCTGCTCACGCTCACGTGCGTCAAGGTCGACGACCTGCGTTACGGCGAGAACCCGCACCAGGCCGCCGCCCTCTACCGGCGCGTCGGCAGGGCGCCCGCGGGCACGGTCCCGCTGGCGGAGCAGTTGCACGGGAAGGAGCTCAGCTACAACAATCTGAACGACGCGCACGCGGCGTTGTCGCTGGCGCGGGCGCTCGCGTCGCTCGATCCCGCGCGGGCCGCCGCCGCCATCATCAAGCACGCGAACCCCTGCGGGGCCGCCCTCGCGAACGACGCCCGCACGGCCATCGACCAGGCGATCGCGGGCGACCCGATCGCCGCGTACGGGGGGATTCTGGCGTTGAGTGCGCCCCTCGACGCCGACGCCGCGGATCGCCTGAACACCAAGGACGTGTTCCTCGAGGTCGTCCTGGCACCGGATTATGACGCCGACGCCCTGGCGACCCTGCGGGCGCGCTCGGCCAACCTTCGGATCCTGCGGGTGGGGCCGGAGGTCGGGCCGCCCGAGCCGCTGGAACTGCGGTCGATCCCCGGCGGGCTCTTGGTGCAGGAGCGCGACCTGCGTCTCGCCCACGCGGACGAGTACGTGCGCCGCGCCGGGCCGGCGCCGACGCCCGAGGCCCTCGATCTCGCGCGGTTCCTCGAGTGCGTGGCCCGCGCGCTGGTGAGCAACGCGGTCTGCATCGGGGCCCGGGGCGAATCCGGCGCCGCGATGCTCGTGGGGGCCGGGGCGGGGCAGATGGACCGCGTGACCGCCTGCCGCCTGGCGGTGGAGAAGGCCGGGCGTCACGCGTCGGGCGCGGTCGCGTTCTCCGACGCGTTCTTCCCGTTCCCCGACGGCCCGGAGATCCTGATCGACGCGGGCGTCCGCACGATCGTGCACCCGGGGGGGTCGAAGCGCGACGACGAGACGTTCGCCCTGTGCGAGGCCCGGGGCGTGACGTGCCTCACGACCGGCCTGCGGCACTTCCGGCATTAGCCGCGAGGACGTACTTGTCCCTCCCGCGCGGTGCTCGTAGAATTCCCTCCGGAGAGTGCCATGCACCGCCGGAGGCAAGCCAACCCGACGTCTCCCTCGCGCGCCGAGCCCGGCGCGACGGGCGATGACCTCGCGCACGACGTGCCCGCGGCGTTCATGCTGGGCGCCGACGCGTCGCAGGGCCTGAACGCCAAGGTGCTGGTGCTGAACACGGCATACGCCGCGATGCGCATCGTCTCGGCGCGGCGCGCGTTCTGCCTGGTGTCGCGGTCGATCGCCGAGATCATTCACGTCGAGCCGGGCGACGCGGGCCCGCGATATCTCAACTACGACCTCGCCTCGTGGATCGAGGTCTCCGCGCTCCAGCACGAGTTCGAGCGGGAGCGCCACGACTGGGTCCGCACCGTGCGCTTCGAGATCGCCGTCCCGCGCATCATCCGACTGCTCGGGTACGACCGCATCCCCGACCAGACCGTCAAGCTCAACCGGCGCAACCTCTTCGCACGCGACCGCAACCAGTGCCAGTACTGCGGCAAGACCTTCCCCACCAGCGAGCTCTCCATCGACCACGTCCTCCCGCGCTCCCAGGGCGGGCAGGACAGTTGGGAGAACCTG
This genomic interval carries:
- a CDS encoding PQQ-binding-like beta-propeller repeat protein, with the translated sequence MHSDWGKVGYRLDWVGFPFGVSVKSRSVVAMSLYPDIAVVQESGSVVSAIETSNGQNRWAAELTGPLTKWVGVVRESSDAGRLLVCSESEMFILAPGTGNILGREPLSRVVNTSPVLVDSLAVFGTSTGVVQSHIIGRGLPSWGFASRGAIDADPVLVGAQIATVSQGGDVTFLSTSGELVGRARVFGPLDNNPVTDGERLYIASRDQSVWCFDTAGNLVWRHRTPHPLSAQPALHDGVLYVDLGPGGLTAFDAVSGEVKWAAKDVHGTPIALRDRRLVVRDAAGLTVVDPARGDAIARIELPGVARVMADGFIDPNIYAISDAGVLAKFMPR
- the purH gene encoding bifunctional phosphoribosylaminoimidazolecarboxamide formyltransferase/IMP cyclohydrolase, producing MRLPIRRALLSVSDKAGLVPFAAALARRQIEIISTGGTAAALRAAGIQVTTIDALTGFPEILDGRVKTLHPAVHAGLLAVRDSAAHAAQLEQHAIGTIDLVCVNLYPFEQTVARPDVTRAEAIEQIDIGGPSMIRSAAKNHAFVTVVTAPAQYDRVLHELDLHNGETTPALRAELAREAFALTSRYDAAIAAYLTDAGDARFPPLLTLTCVKVDDLRYGENPHQAAALYRRVGRAPAGTVPLAEQLHGKELSYNNLNDAHAALSLARALASLDPARAAAAIIKHANPCGAALANDARTAIDQAIAGDPIAAYGGILALSAPLDADAADRLNTKDVFLEVVLAPDYDADALATLRARSANLRILRVGPEVGPPEPLELRSIPGGLLVQERDLRLAHADEYVRRAGPAPTPEALDLARFLECVARALVSNAVCIGARGESGAAMLVGAGAGQMDRVTACRLAVEKAGRHASGAVAFSDAFFPFPDGPEILIDAGVRTIVHPGGSKRDDETFALCEARGVTCLTTGLRHFRH
- a CDS encoding HNH endonuclease; translated protein: MHRRRQANPTSPSRAEPGATGDDLAHDVPAAFMLGADASQGLNAKVLVLNTAYAAMRIVSARRAFCLVSRSIAEIIHVEPGDAGPRYLNYDLASWIEVSALQHEFERERHDWVRTVRFEIAVPRIIRLLGYDRIPDQTVKLNRRNLFARDRNQCQYCGKTFPTSELSIDHVLPRSQGGQDSWENLVCACVKCNARKGGRTPPEAHMKLVREPVRPKRNPLISIRLGQQKYSSWKSFLDDAYWNVELK